CAAATTTGATTTCAGTTCATGTTCAGGCACGTGCTGTCTCCCTGCTTTATCTGCCGTTAGAGCTGCATAATAGCGTTTCGCCTCCTCCCTTGCAATGGCAAAAATCCAATCCTTTATCTTTTTTTCCTCCCTGAGTCCGCATATTCCTCGCAGTGCGCTGAGCATCGTATTCTGATAGATTTCCTCCATGGCAAAGGAATCGTTTCTTGTCAATGCGTAGATATACTGCTGCAGTTCTCTTTCATAGGAGGCACAAGCCCTTTCAAGAAGCCGTATTTTTGTTCTTTCATTCTCTTTTTTATTCATAGAAACACCTTGAAAAGAAACAACGAATTAGGGCGCACATGCGGCCTGTGGGCTGCATAGGTCAGGCATAAGCCTGACTCTGAAAGACATTCTGTTCACGATCTGGTTTTTCAGTACGCAAAA
This genomic window from Clostridiales bacterium contains:
- a CDS encoding sigma-70 family RNA polymerase sigma factor; amino-acid sequence: MNKKENERTKIRLLERACASYERELQQYIYALTRNDSFAMEEIYQNTMLSALRGICGLREEKKIKDWIFAIAREEAKRYYAALTADKAGRQHVPEHELKSNLSGIIDFTQSVEDRVSIAALINSLKEEERQLYVLHYYYGFPFKKISEMLNMNYNTVRSMHGRGMAKMRRRL